ACGCGAGTTTTGACGTATCTTGATTCTTTTTAGAACTATCTGAATATCAATTGATTGCGAGTAAATGGGAATTCTTCTGATATACTCCTATTGCAGTGATTCTATTATGCTGCAATGGCACTTCTGCTATACTGCAACCACCGTTCTATTGCAATACAACCACCATTCTATTGCAATACAACCACCGTTCTATTGCAATACAACCACCATTCTATTGCAATACAACCACCGTTCTATTGCAATGCAACCACCGTTCTATTGCAGTATAGCTGAACTTCAATTTTGGTGCAAGAAAAGTGCTATTTCACCAGAGCAACAGAATAATACCGTCAAATCAAGAAAAATGCGTCAAAATATGCCTTTTTTCAAGAAAAAGTAGGAAAAAAGGGATGAAATCGGCAATTTTCAACTCCAATCACTGAGGTAAGAACGCATCATGAGGGTGAAAAACAAATGATTCTCTTTCTAGATTGAGATTTTTATTTGTCTTAAAAATCGAAAATCTAAACAGGAAGGCAGTAGGTGGAAAAAGCGAACAAAATAGTCCAAGAATTTCTTTCTTTTGAACACGGATTTAACAGATAAAACGGATATTTTTTTCGACTAATTCGTGGTCTGAAAAAAATATCCGTTTAATCCGTTGTCGAAACAAGACGTTTAGCTATCGAACAAGTTCGGTTCCATGATATTGCCGCTGTAGGGGTTGCGACCGAAATGCTTGTAGGCCAGTTCGGTGGCCATACGACCGCGTGAGGTGCGCTTGATGAAACCCTCCATGATGAGGAATGGTTCGTACACCTCCTCTACGGTGCCGGCATCCTCGCCAATGGCAGTGGCAATGGTAGAAATGCCTACCGGACCGCCACGGAACTTGTCGATGATGGTGAGCAGAATCTTATTGTCTATCTCGTCCAGTCCGTACTTGTCGATGTTCAGGGCCGAGAGGGCAATCTTTGTAATCTTCGTGTCAATACCGCCCGTTCCCTTCACCTGAGCAAAGTCGCGCACACGGCGTAACAGCGCATTGGCTATACGTGGCGTTCCGCGCGAACGACCGGCTATCTCCAGCGCAGCATCCTCGGTGATGGGCACGTTCAGCAGTCGGGCCGAGCGCTCAATGATGTGTGCCAGCGTCTGCGGGTCGTAATATTCCAGGTGCATGTTGATGCCGAAACGTGCGCGCAACGGTGCCGTGAGCAGTCCGCTGCGGGTAGTGGCACCCACCAGGGTGAAGGGGTTCAGGTCTATCTGGATGGAACGTGCCGACGGACCTTTGTCTATCATGATATCGATGCGGTAGTCTTCCATGGCCGAATAGAGATATTCCTCTACCACGGGCGACAGGCGGTGAATCTCGTCGATGAAAAGCACATCGCGCGGTTCCAGCGAGGTAAGGATACCTGCCAGATCGCCGGGCTTGTCGAGCACCGGTCCGCTGGTAATCTTGAATCCCACGCCCAGTTCGTTGGCAATAATATTTGAGAGGGTTGTCTTTCCCAGTCCGGGAGGGCCGTGCAGCAGGGTATGGTCGAGCGGTTCGCCACGGTATTTGGCCGCTTCGACAAACACCTCCAGGTTCTCCACCACTTTCTGCTGACCGCTGAAGTCGCTGAAAGCCAATGGGCGGAGGGCATTCTCGAACTCTTTCTCGGCATTGCCGTTGGCATAGCGTTCTTCCCTGATGTCAAAATCGTCGTTCATTTTGATTTTTTCTATGATTTGACTGCAAAAGTAGTGTTTTATTGTCAAATAAGCAAATCTTTTGCAAGGCAAAGACTGTACTTTTGCAAGGCAGTAACTACAGGGCGAATTACATTGTCTTGCTAAATCAGTTCATGTTTTTATCAGATTTTGTTTTTTTTGTTTTATTTTTTTTGTATTTTTGCAACATCAAATAATATAAGATGTGTAATTCTTATGTTAAATACTATCTGAGAATAGTCAGACAAACTGCTGAACAAATTATTGAAATATATTTCTAAACAAAAACAAATATGAAAAAGAATAAGACTTTGGCGGTGGTCACCGCCCTCGTATGTTTTGCAACACTATTTGCAGGTTGCAAGGATGCTCGCACGCAAGAGGATAATGCTGCTCAACAGGTGAAGAGTGAAGAATTGATTCGCACCTCGCAGAGTTGGGATGGTGTGGAACTGCCCGACTATCTACAAGGACGTCCGGAACTGGTGGCCGTGAAGTATGAATTCCCTGCTGGAAAGAAATTGGGTTGGCACCACCATCCAGTGATGAACTATGGCATACTGGTGCAGGGCGAGCTGACTATCATCGGACAAGACGGCAAAGAGAAAACGGTGCATGAAGGAGAGGCTGTTGTGGAAATGGTGAACACAATCCACCATGGCGAGAACCGAGGAACAAAGCCTGTTATCCTTTATATGTTCTATCTCGCGCAGAAGGGTCTTCCCCTGGCGGTACAGCATCCTGAGATTGAGCTTGAATAGAATAGAGAGAAAAAGGAATTGCTATCTTCTTCTTATTATTATACTAAAGTTTCCCACTTGCCATTTTATAGGCTTTTTCAAATGATTGTATCTTGTAATTTACAGATAAACAATTCATTAACATTTTGCAAACGTAAGTTAATGCTCTATATCAATAGTCTGCTACAGCATCTAATGGTGACAAAGCAAGTAGGATTGCTTCAAGCTCATCAACAGTCTGTGTACCTTCCATCAAATTCTCCATGGTATCAGCCACATTGATGCAGAGTTTTACTGCCAACACGTTAAGCAGATTCTTGATGATCTCCAGTGTACGGCGCCATTGAGTGAGCTCAAACAATTCTCGTCTTGTCTCACGGAACAACTCTCCAAGTGCTTCATACTGGTTGAACCGCTGGCCCAATGTCAGCACCATGTGCGTCATAAGACAGAGCGTGCAGTCGGCAATTTGCTCGTCGAAATCTGTACCCTGGTATGAGCCAAGTCCAAGATATTGCCGGCACTCCTTTATCAGCACTTCTATATTCCAGCGTATTTGGTATATCTCAAAGGCTTCCACAAACTTCATGTGGGTGTCCGTCGTGACAATAGCGTCCCAATTCTTATTCCGTCCGACTCTGATGAAGAATATCTTCACACATGTATCCCCCATCATCACCCGTTGCTCGAAATACATGCACTTATACTTGCGGCACACAACAGCCTCACGCTCGTGCAAGGATATAAGCTCATGAACATTGTATCTGCGTGAGCCGACTGCATACTTGTCCTTTCCCATGGCAAGACGGCCTACGACATGTATCGCTCCACCTGCTATCTTCCTTATAGCGCAAACCAATGGAGGCTTCACAAACCACGTGTCCATCAGTGCATAAGCAGCACAAATGCCAAACTTATAAGCCCTCTCTATCATTTTGGCTACGTTGTCATTCTTCTTGGCATCCAGTTCCTTAAAACGCTCATAGTCAGGATTGCTTTCGCTACGCTCTTTGTGGAACTGCATGGAACGTTCTTTCTTTGAGAGGCTGAAGTCTTCTTTCTTTCCTGCTTCCCGATGCATAGATAAGTCTACTGTATATGTACTGCGTCCATCGAAGAACGCGAGCAGGAGCAGCTTGTAACCGAGTACACACTTGCCAAGGACATGGTCAAACACTCGACTAAGCCCCTCGAAGTGTAGCCCGGTTTTGGTCACAGTTGTGTCATCAACAATATAGCATTTTGGCGCTTCGGTCTCCTCTGCATTTTCTTTGCGTACTATGCTTTGAAAACGCCGTGCCATAGATAGCTGCAGAATCTGCCAGTTCATTTCCGAACGAGCCAACAGACGGTAGAAGCAATTTTTGCCGACCTCAAGAACACCATGGAACTTTGTTAGTGACAAGGAGCCTATTGTCTCACCAAGAATACGGAAAACCATCATGGCCAGAATCTGCTCTGCCATATCTCGCCCGCGCATTTTGTCCAAAGAGTGTTTGGAGAGGATTCTGCCTATGCCAAAACACCTCATGAAGTGCATTATTGCGTCACTAGTCTCACTTTTAACACTCAATATCTTGGTCAACTCACCGATTTTGTTTAATTTTGCAAACATATAAGGAATGTTTAATTGTTTATGTATCAATGATTTATTTGCACTACAAAGATACAAAAACTTTTGGACATTCCTTCTTTTTTCCTTGTGTTTTAAGGCCTTAAGTACGATTTATATGCAAGTGGGAAACTTTAGTACCATTATTGCCTATGACAAAGATCGTACATATCAGGCGCTTTCCCGTCAAGGGTGGTTTCTATGCCATCAACCTCTTCAGTATTATCTTCACCATACAGGAGCTCAGTGCCGTGGAGCTTAACCATGAGCGCATTCATACCGCCCACCAACGGGAACTGTTCTTTGTCGGATTCTATCTTTGGTATGTTGTCGAGTGGCTCTTCCTCCTTGTCAAATTTCGCAATGGCATCAAGGCCTACTTCAACATCCGTTTCGAAAAAGAGGCCTACAACCATCAAAGCGATTTGAACTACCTGAAGCATCGGCATCGGTACCACTACCGATAAGAACAACTCCTCATCAATTAAGTATGAATACTTTTATGAACTGAAGACGATAGCACCTCATTGCAATATAGGAGAAAGATATTTGGCCATGAGATAACCGCCGACAATCAGCCAACCATAGAGGACTGCGGCTAAAACAAACGGTTTGAATCCGGCTTTCTTGAACTTGTCGATACTCGTTTCAGCACCGAGAGCCGTCATGGCCATGGTGAGCAGGAAAGTGTCGAAGGTGTTGATGAGCGACACAGCATTGGAGGGTAGCAGGGAGAGCGAGTTGAACCCTATGACAACAAGAAACAGCAGCGCAAACCATGGTATGGTGATAGTGCTCTTCTGCGCGCCACCACCACGGCTGCGCACGCCACGAGCCACGAAGAAGGCCACGACAAGCAGAACGGGCACGAGCATCATAACGCGGATCATCTTCACGATGATGGCCGTGTTGCTCACCGCCGTACCCATGGCATTGCCCGCACCCACCACGTGGGCTACCTCATGAATGGTGCTGCCGGTGAAGATGCCCATCTCATCGGGTGAGAGATTGAAGATGCCACAACGGTACAATATAGGATAGAGAAACATCGAGAGCGTTCCGAAGATGACAACAGTGGCCACAGCAACAGCGGTCTTATACGGTTTCGGACGTATGGCGCCGTCGACACCCATCACCGCCGCAGCACCACAGATGGCACTGCCACACGATGTGAGCAGGGCGATGCTACGGTCCATCTTCAGCAGTTTGCCGATGATGATACCGAGGCCGATGGTTACCCCAACGACGATGGCATCAATGACGATGGCAGGGATTCCCACCTGCATGACATCCTGAAAGCTAAGCTTGAAACCGTAGAGGATGATACCTAATCGCAGTATACGCTTACTACAAAAGCTGATACCCGGTACCCACGTGTCAGGCAGGTTGTTGCGCAGACTGTTGGCATAGAGCATGCCCAAGACAATACCCACGACCATTGGACTCAGCGACAGAGCCTTGACCCAGTTCATGTCGCCAACATAGAAAGCGGCACACGAGAAGAGTGCCATCAGCAGCACGCCGTGAAGCATACTGCTACGTTGTTCTGATAATCTCATTTTTCTTCTTACTTTATGAATTTTCCGCCTGCAAAGGTAAGAAGAAAAAGCCGCTGACAATTATACAGAATAACTATGACTTATAACTTGAAGTTATGAAGTGCTTGAATTTCGACTGCAACTTTGGTGAGGCTCCCTGTTTCTCAACGAAGCAGAACTGGCGTTCAAATTTCAGATGTTCAATGTCCACAATCTTGAAAATGTTGGCATATATCTGGTCGCGCACCGCCTGTATGCTGACAATGCCCATCGCATCGGTATGCTCCACGTAGTGCTTGATGCCCTCGGTAGTACCAAGGTTCATTTCTATATTCAGATCGGTGAGTGCAATGTGCTTTGTCTCAAGTGCTTTCTGTAACACATCTAGGGAGCCCGAACCGAACTCGCGCAGTACGAGCGGTACTGTCCTAAGTCGCTCCATTGTGATGGTGTCGTACTTAGCCAAACGTCCGCCAGTCCTGACAATGGGCACAAGCTCGTCGTCCATAAACGGATGGTATTTCAGCTCAGGCCGTCTGACAATACCCTCAACCATGCCTAAGTCGATGCGCCCCTCGCGTAGGGCAGTCTCCACCTCCCGACTGTTGCCGCTGAGCATTGTGATGCGAATATCGGGAAAACGCTTGTGGAAGTCGGCGATGATGCCCGGCAAGACATACTGCGATATCGTGGTGCTGGCCCCAACGCGCAGTTCGCCGGCTACCTTCTCTTGTAGGGAGTTCATGTCGTAGTCCATCTGCTGATAGTCCTGCTGTATTTTTCTTGCGTGACCAAGGAGTAGCTGACCGGCATGGGTGAGCTGTATGCGGTTACCCAGTCGGTCGAAGAGCCGGCAGTTATACTCCCGCTCCAGCTCCTGGATATGCTTACTGATGGCGGGCTGACTGATGAAGAGCTCCTGTGAGGCCTTAGTGAAGCTAAGGTTCATCGCCGCGCTTAGGAATACTTTTAGACGTATATCTATCATGTCTCAACGGGTTTGGTTTCTGTGGCAAAGGTAAACATTATTCCAGTGATAGAGGTAAACTTTTCTGTTATTATCGTCTCCTACAGTAATTTTTTGTGGTTTGTCTGTATTTCTTTGTATTTCAACACTATAAAGTTACAACAAATTTCGCTAATCACCAAATTTATAAGCACTTATAATTCATCGAACTCACGTTAACTTATGTTTGCAAAATGTTAAATCATTGATTATCTGCAATTAACGAGATTACGTCATTGGGAAAAGCCCATAAAATGGGAAGTGGGAAACTTTAGTTATTATACTTCTTCAAGCATTCTTTTATTTTATTTTTCGCAAGCTCCGCTTGCCTTGAAGATAAAGGGAGACAGCAGGAGATAAATGACATTAGTTTTTCTGCAGAATCACCACAGATGGAGTAATGTCTTCTATCTTCTGCCGCTGAAAAGCGGCTATCTACCTCTATCTTCCTATATCTTCGTAACATGCGAAACTTGAATTAATTAGTTTGTGTACCATTTAGAAATGGTTGACGTGTTATTTTATGCGATTGACGTCTTCCATAATTAAATGTTTTAATGGTACAAATGTAATGAAATTAATTCATTATCAGCAATACAAAACATAAATTCAAGCAGAATCGATAAGAGTTACATAATTTCATGTAGTTGTTACATAAGTTCAAGCACTTTTTAAATATTATACCTACTTTCGCAGCGCTAATTTTAATAAACAATCTTTATAATGAAACAAAAGCTACTACTAATAATGATGTTGATGGCATGGGCGGCTATAGGCGTCCGTGCCATCACGGTGACCGACACCATCTTCAACCGCTCTGAGCATGAAGTGTTTGCTTTTGGTGCAGACGTGAGTTTTGTACCCATGATGGAAAGCTGGGGTACGAAGTGGCTCGACAAGAACGGGAAACAGAAGGATATTTTGCAGATTCTGAAAGAGCAGGGTATTAATAATATCCGTTTGCGTGTGTGGACAGTGAACAGCGGTGCCAGCAGTAAGCAGGAGGTAGTGACGATGTGTAAGCGTGCAAAGGCGAGGGGGCTGGGCGTGATGATCGACTTCCACTATAGCGACACATGGGCCGACCCTGGCAGTCAGACTATTCCTGCGGCATGGACCGATCATAGTGTGGATGCACTGGCACAGAATATTTATGACCACACCTACGACGTGCTGTCAGCCATCAAGGCAGCGGGCGTGGTACCGCGCTGGGTACAGGTGGGAAACGAGACGAAGCGAGGCATGCTCTATCCCGTAGGCCAGACTAACAATGGAGGCTCGGCGGCCTTCGCCAAGTTTGTACTTACTGGCTATAATGCCGTGAAGGCAGTAGATTCTACGATGCAGGTCATCGTCCACCTGCCCGACGGCCATGACAACTCGCTCTACCGTAGTATCTTCGACGGATTGAAGAAGAACGGAGCCAAGTGGGATATCATAGGCTTGTCGGCTTATCCCCGTTGGTCGCACCTCGACGGTCCGACAATGATTACAAAGGTGATGGCCAATATCAATGATCTGAAAAGCCGCTATGGCAAGCCTTGTATGATAGTGGAGACAGGGCATTATCCTAATAAGGCTATAGAGGGTAACCAATATCTCGTTGGTGTGATGGACCGCATGATCAAGAATGGCGACTTGGGCTGCTTCTATTGGGAACCGGAGTCTATGGGCGGCTATGATATGGGAGCCTGGGACGAGGCGACGAGGAAACCCACTGTGATGATGGATGCTTTTCTGGGCGTGAAGCACACAGAGGTGGCATGGCTGATAAAGGCTTCCATGCAGTCGCCACAGACTGAGCAGACCGTCGGAGTCGGTAGTGTGGAGCTTCAGGCAAAAGTCAAGCATCAGCGCAAGGGGCGCATACAATCGGTGGAGTTTCATTTCGACAAGAAGACTGCAGGGACCTATCGGCCCGAAAGTCTTGTCGATGTGCCCGCCACTACCGTTGCTTCGTTAACAGTGGCTGATGTTACCATTGGTGTTCACACAGCATGGGCGAAGGTCACCGACACCTCTAATAATATGCAGACCACCGACACCGTGGCTTTCTTCGTGGGCGAGTCTGTGCTATTCGACAAAGCTGTTGTTGAAAATGCTGGCCAAAAAGG
The sequence above is a segment of the Prevotella sp. E9-3 genome. Coding sequences within it:
- the ruvB gene encoding Holliday junction branch migration DNA helicase RuvB; its protein translation is MNDDFDIREERYANGNAEKEFENALRPLAFSDFSGQQKVVENLEVFVEAAKYRGEPLDHTLLHGPPGLGKTTLSNIIANELGVGFKITSGPVLDKPGDLAGILTSLEPRDVLFIDEIHRLSPVVEEYLYSAMEDYRIDIMIDKGPSARSIQIDLNPFTLVGATTRSGLLTAPLRARFGINMHLEYYDPQTLAHIIERSARLLNVPITEDAALEIAGRSRGTPRIANALLRRVRDFAQVKGTGGIDTKITKIALSALNIDKYGLDEIDNKILLTIIDKFRGGPVGISTIATAIGEDAGTVEEVYEPFLIMEGFIKRTSRGRMATELAYKHFGRNPYSGNIMEPNLFDS
- a CDS encoding cupin domain-containing protein, with the protein product MKKNKTLAVVTALVCFATLFAGCKDARTQEDNAAQQVKSEELIRTSQSWDGVELPDYLQGRPELVAVKYEFPAGKKLGWHHHPVMNYGILVQGELTIIGQDGKEKTVHEGEAVVEMVNTIHHGENRGTKPVILYMFYLAQKGLPLAVQHPEIELE
- a CDS encoding transposase codes for the protein MAEQILAMMVFRILGETIGSLSLTKFHGVLEVGKNCFYRLLARSEMNWQILQLSMARRFQSIVRKENAEETEAPKCYIVDDTTVTKTGLHFEGLSRVFDHVLGKCVLGYKLLLLAFFDGRSTYTVDLSMHREAGKKEDFSLSKKERSMQFHKERSESNPDYERFKELDAKKNDNVAKMIERAYKFGICAAYALMDTWFVKPPLVCAIRKIAGGAIHVVGRLAMGKDKYAVGSRRYNVHELISLHEREAVVCRKYKCMYFEQRVMMGDTCVKIFFIRVGRNKNWDAIVTTDTHMKFVEAFEIYQIRWNIEVLIKECRQYLGLGSYQGTDFDEQIADCTLCLMTHMVLTLGQRFNQYEALGELFRETRRELFELTQWRRTLEIIKNLLNVLAVKLCINVADTMENLMEGTQTVDELEAILLALSPLDAVADY
- a CDS encoding YeiH family protein is translated as MRLSEQRSSMLHGVLLMALFSCAAFYVGDMNWVKALSLSPMVVGIVLGMLYANSLRNNLPDTWVPGISFCSKRILRLGIILYGFKLSFQDVMQVGIPAIVIDAIVVGVTIGLGIIIGKLLKMDRSIALLTSCGSAICGAAAVMGVDGAIRPKPYKTAVAVATVVIFGTLSMFLYPILYRCGIFNLSPDEMGIFTGSTIHEVAHVVGAGNAMGTAVSNTAIIVKMIRVMMLVPVLLVVAFFVARGVRSRGGGAQKSTITIPWFALLFLVVIGFNSLSLLPSNAVSLINTFDTFLLTMAMTALGAETSIDKFKKAGFKPFVLAAVLYGWLIVGGYLMAKYLSPILQ
- a CDS encoding LysR substrate-binding domain-containing protein, producing MIDIRLKVFLSAAMNLSFTKASQELFISQPAISKHIQELEREYNCRLFDRLGNRIQLTHAGQLLLGHARKIQQDYQQMDYDMNSLQEKVAGELRVGASTTISQYVLPGIIADFHKRFPDIRITMLSGNSREVETALREGRIDLGMVEGIVRRPELKYHPFMDDELVPIVRTGGRLAKYDTITMERLRTVPLVLREFGSGSLDVLQKALETKHIALTDLNIEMNLGTTEGIKHYVEHTDAMGIVSIQAVRDQIYANIFKIVDIEHLKFERQFCFVEKQGASPKLQSKFKHFITSSYKS
- a CDS encoding glycosyl hydrolase 53 family protein is translated as MKQKLLLIMMLMAWAAIGVRAITVTDTIFNRSEHEVFAFGADVSFVPMMESWGTKWLDKNGKQKDILQILKEQGINNIRLRVWTVNSGASSKQEVVTMCKRAKARGLGVMIDFHYSDTWADPGSQTIPAAWTDHSVDALAQNIYDHTYDVLSAIKAAGVVPRWVQVGNETKRGMLYPVGQTNNGGSAAFAKFVLTGYNAVKAVDSTMQVIVHLPDGHDNSLYRSIFDGLKKNGAKWDIIGLSAYPRWSHLDGPTMITKVMANINDLKSRYGKPCMIVETGHYPNKAIEGNQYLVGVMDRMIKNGDLGCFYWEPESMGGYDMGAWDEATRKPTVMMDAFLGVKHTEVAWLIKASMQSPQTEQTVGVGSVELQAKVKHQRKGRIQSVEFHFDKKTAGTYRPESLVDVPATTVASLTVADVTIGVHTAWAKVTDTSNNMQTTDTVAFFVGESVLFDKAVVENAGQKGGTVSWGAAFSEAGKYRLAFKYSSSTFRGTELWLDGDSIAKVYFMKNDDAYQSIDIEIPEAGPHTLQLVASGSTVLPDVALLRVFPLEDQTMPMQTDVSGIILACEDEKERVEVYSLSGVLVDVTTQSALGISLGDRSAAVMVLPNSVGGTPNIVRKQRLK